Below is a window of Planococcus rifietoensis DNA.
TTGGCCATATCCTAGAATGCGACCGAACTTTGTATTTTCATCGACTAATTCGTTTTCCATTGAGTGCGTATGTTCTGTGGAGTTACCAATTACATATCCACTTGCCGCAAGCTCTGCACTCGTTGATTGAACGAGCAAGATTGAATCTTTACCTTGTTGCATCAGCGTTCATCTCCTTTAAATGTTTTTGATCGTAAATGTAAAGCTCGCCAGTCCATGCTTAATCCGCGGATCAATGTCATCAATGACCTGAAGCGACGGATAACTCACCGAAAGTAATTTAAAAGGACCCTCGATTGAGAGCCCTTTACCGATTGCTTGCATGATGGTATTCAGCATTTCCTGCGCTTCTTTCTTCCCGGAATACGTGGACCAGGCGTGAATGACCACCGAGACTTCTTCTTTGAACGTATTCTTTGTGGCGAGTGGATCTGTGGTCGGGGCGCCAATCGTTATATATGGATGCACCAGCCCATCTTCTACAGCGTCATGAACGCCGGTTGCAATCGCCATAACCGCAGCATCAGTGGATAGGCGTTGAAATATCGCCTGTTGCAACGGCCATAAGCTCGTTTGAATCATTTGCCTAACCTCCTCATTTCTCTGCGGAAATAACGCTCTCCGGCGTCAACAGCTGGATTCCAGTAGGGTTGTGCAGGCATACCGGAAGTCGTCACCCATTTCCCGAGCTTTGGACTGAAATAAGACCAAGGAATCTTCTTAGCGCGACTGCCTCCGGGGCCTTCCGCATAGATGCCGGTACCATACTCCACGTAAATGGCGTATTCGGCCGTCACTCGGACAACCGCCTTTAACCCGCCATCAAAGATCTCCATCTCGATGGAATCTCGCAAGTTGCTGCTATCGACCGGGGCACGTGCTTTGGCTTCTGATTGGATGAGCTGAGCCGTTTCAACAACGATGCGCCGGACTTCTTCCAGAATCTGATCGCCAAACTCCGCGACAGCCGACTGCAATTTACGATTACCAATCTTAACGCGACCTCTAGCCATTCGGCACCAGCTTGAGCATGAGCTTCATGGTTTCTCTCTGGCCGCCTTGGTCCTGCGGCTTTGATACGAGCTCATATGTCTCGACGGTGCTGTCATAGCGAAAAAGGCATCGCATTTGCTCTTTTACATCGGTGCGATACGGATAGAATAGGTTGCGATCCAGCGTGTAATTCAGCTGCTGCGCTTGAAATAACTCTTGGCTGTTCGGCGTATCGAGGAAGCCATTGAAGTCTAGGACCGTTACCCAGTCCTCTTTGTAGCCGCCGCCGCCATCTGGAACCTTGCCGACTATCTGGAACTCGACATGGTGTGGAAATTCCTCATTCATCCCATTTCACCTTCCGATAAGGCGCCAGGTGACCTTTCAGTTCTTCCGGCACCGACGTATCGTAGGAATAAGAAACGGTCCCCATTGAACGGGATTTCAGCCCCGTTTTCATCGTGTTCCGTTCGATTGCCTTGGCCAGATAGATTTTCACGCCGCCCGGGATTCGCAACTTGCCTTCTGCCGTATAGCTGAATTGATTATTCGTGTGCGCCATTACTGATTCAAGAAACAACGGCAGCATCGTTTTGATGTATGCATCTTTGCTGGTGTCGCTTTCGGACATCTGCATGATCGCTTTGATTTCATTTACATCTTCTTGCTCGGGAATGAATTCGACTTCCATTCAGTCCACCTACTCTCCGAGGATTGCTTTTACGTAGTCCTCTTTAACCGCGTCAGATTTGTACTCTACACCTTTTGCGCCCAGGTAAGCCTTCAGGTCGTCGTTCTTCACTTTCTTGAGCTCAGCTTCAGTGAACGTCGAATAATTGGCTGCTTCTTCTGCTGCTACCGTTTCTTTCATTTCTGCTTGAGCTTCTTCTACTTTTGGCTCTACGGGTGTACGTGTGCGATCTGCACCTTTTGAATACTTTGCCACGTCGTCGTCCTCCTTCGATTCAATGTCTGCCGCGCGGGTTTTTCCTTTTAGGATTTCCACGTTTTGCGTATTGTCTTTCATTTCCGTGTTTTTGGTCTTCGCCTGTTCACGTCGCATTCGTTGAAATGTTGTTGCTCCCACTCTTCCTGCCTCCTCTCACGAATATAAAAAAGAGAGGCGAATCGCCCCTCCGAATCATCAACCGTTCGTAATCATTTTCACGATACGGATTTGTTTTCGATCGTATACGCGATTCCAGTTTGAGCCAGTCGCCAATTCAGCATTGCTTGGTGATTTACCTGCAACTTGTGCTGAAGTGAATGCAATGCCACGTGGGTGCAAGATGAAGTGTTTGCGGTTGATCAGGATGTCATCCCCAGCCAATTTATCGCGGTCTGTTTCTGTTTGAACATCAGATGGCGTGCCGTCAGCATATCCAAGAGCGCCTGGGCCGAAAAGGTAAGATGTGTACTGACCGCCAGAGACCGGAACACCATCGTCTACGATTACACGCTTGCCATCGAATGTAGCAAACTCTGTATTTGTAGCTGGGTCCACTTTGTACTCCAACAAACGCAAGATTTTCAAGTTAGAATAAACGCGAGAGTGAACGACGATAGCCGTTAGGCCGCCCTGGGCATCACCAAGAAGCTGAGAGCCTTCGATGATAGTCTTGCCATCAGCCTTCGCTTCCGTGTTTGTGCCGCCTTCTGTGAAGTCGATTTGGTTATTTGCCATAGAAGCAGATGAGAACACACCTCCCAAAGTCGCGATTGTTGCTGCTTGCATACGGCGTGTCCAGTAATCAGCTGCACGGTTACCGATTGCTGCCATTGGATCAGAGCCTGCAAGGTCTCCCGCCAAGTCGTTTGCCGCCCATGCTTTACCACGGAGCAATTTAACAGCCACATCTTGACCAGCGTCAATTTTGTCCGGCGTCAATGCGACGGTATCGGACAGAACTTCGTCGTCCCCGTCAAGATCATTCCAAAACGGCATATTCAGGGTGCGGCCGCCTCCGCTTGCCAATACCTGCAATTCGTCGTTTGTTGCGATAATACCGGACTGATAAAGAGCTGAGAGCTCCATTGTGCGATTGATTACGTATGGATTGAATACCTCAGGGACGATAACGTCCGAAATAAGTGTTTTTGCCATTGATTAATGTTCCTCCTTAGGCTTGTGCCTGTAATTTTTGTGCAAGTGTCGGATCTTCCCGCATCAGGCGACCTTGCTCAGTGAGATTGAATGAATCTTTCTTCCACGGGTTCTTCTGGCCGGATGGAACTTCACTGCCTGGCGGAACGTGCGGATTGCGGCCCTTGAGTCCTGCTGGCGTCTCTTCTTCGGCAAATAAATAAGCGTCACTCTCTTTGAGTGCGCTCAGTTGATCGTCGAGACCGAGAAGCTTGTCTCCATCCAGTTTGATTTGTTCAGCGTCCAGGAGCGCTTTGACAGCTCGTGGGTTCTTCGCCTTAGCTCCATGCAGCGCTTCGTTCAACTTAGCGTCGAGAGCTTGCTGCTGAAGCTTTTCCTGATACTTGGTATCTTTGTCAGCGTTCTCTTGTTTCAAACGGTCAATTTCATCAGAGAGGTCTTTGCTGTCCTTTGCCGTTTTCTTCAAGTCGTCCAGCTGCGTATCACGGTCTTTCAGTTGAGACTTCAGTTCCTTGTTATCCGCATTGACTGCATCAAACTTGTCTTTCGGGAACCAATTGCCATCACTGACGACTGCAATCTTTTTATCTCCAGCTTTTACAGACACCTGTTGATACAATTCTTCGCCAAGCAATTCTTTTAAATCCATTTCCATTCTCTCCTTTTGTTGATGTTTTTTGGCGTGTCACACCTCACGCAGAAAGGGTACGCTTCTTTTGGGTCTAGCCTTTAAAAAGACCGGATGCTCTTAAGCCCGAACCGGCAGATGATGGATCACCAAACCTTTCTCGAATTTGACTTATGGTAAAGCACAATCCATCACCTCCTCAAAGTATTTAAGCTGAAGCAAACTCCTTATACCATTCCTCATACGTCACAAAAGGAATGACCGTGCTCGGCGGCTGCAGCTCTTTCGTCGCCTTCTTGACAGCTTGCTTATACGTCATGCTCTCATCAGCCATATACTGCTCAATGCGGTCTGCAAGCTTCTGCTGATACTTGTCGTCCATGTAATCACGGCCCCTGCGATATTCCGGAAGCTTTCCGTTGATTTTGTAGATCACGACGCATCGGCAATTGATAGAGAGCGATGCAGCATCGACGCCGACCCATAAGCGAGGAGCCAGTGTGTAATTCGTCTTGTAATGAAAGACGCCGTTCTTGTCTGCATCCTGGCCATCGAGTTTCCGGTGGGATTTCCGCACCCGGGTATCAAGCGATGACGTCCACACCTTGGTCGCTTTGCTGTACGCGGATGCTTCTTCGAATACTTTCTCCCCAGCAATACTCCGGGCGCGTCCTGCCTCTGTCCTGGCGACTGTACGTGCTTTGTTGCTTGAGAAGCCGAGGACTCGCTCTAATCGCTTCGCCATCACCCAATAGCTTTCGCCGGCTTGAATGCCCTCAGCGAGCTCGATATTGATTTTGCGCACCGTCTCGTTTCGATGTTGCTGCAGAATCTTTGGCAAGGTGAGCTCAGCAATCGGATTCAGTAGCACTTCCTTGACCGTTGCTGGTGAAGGTAGGCTGAATCCTTGCGCGGCTGGTGGCTGCACTTGCGAAATCAGATAAGCTGAGAGCAAATACTTCTCCAGGTACTGCGTCTCCTGAAGGGCTCGCATATCCTTCACAATCTGCCGATAGTCATCCGTTAGCATCTGTGTGATCCGTGCCATTTCCTTGTCGAATCGATTGTATTTCACCATTTCAGTCGATGTGAGCTTGCCATCCTTCTCGTATTTCTCAAACATACGGGATAGTTGGTCCAAAATGGTCTTGAGGCGCCGGTTAAAGACTCGCTCTAAATCATCCTCAGCTTCCATCAGTTTTTTATCGAGTAGATCCTCGATGTCGAATTGGTTCATTGCTTCCTCACGCCCGTTCCTTTACAGGAAGGACACTGAATCTGTTTGGCGGTCGCTGGACTCGTTATCTTGCCGTCACCGTTACACTCCGGACAAGGAAACTCGTCATTGCCATTAGTTTGCTCTTGAGCGTTTGATGAACTGGCGCCGCCATTTGGTTCGTCGTCCTCGTTCAAGGGCGGCAATGATTCCCCGAAGCGTATCGCTTCTTCTTCCAGTCGCCGCATCTCCAGTTCGACATCTTTCACCCACGGATGGTTTTCGAGAATGGTTTCCTTGCTGGCAATACCCGCTGAATTCTGCCCCATCTCGATTTGCTCGGCCTCATTGGTGAGCATCGACTTATTGAAAGTGAACGTCAGGTCCTTATAGTCATGGTCCTTTTTCTCGGTGATGTTGATATATTCGACCAGGAACCACGCAAAGTGCTTGAGGCCCTTCGTGAACTTCCGTTCCATGACGCTCGCTTTCATGTCCAGCAGCTGGAACAACTGCCGAAGGGCGACCCCGGACGGCGCATTGCCGAACTTGTCCATGGAAACATCAGCGCCTTGGCCAAAGTAAAAAATATCCTTCGTGTAACGATCGAGCACACTGTCTACGGCTGTTACCGGCACTTCTGCCTGTTTGGTATCAACGCCGCCGTCTTTGTCCGTAGCAATCATCTTGAAGCGTTTTAGGTTCGTCATGAACTCTTTTAGGTTGGTGCCCTGATAGCCTTTGAGGATATAGATCAGCGATTGCATTTCATCCAGCGTATTCAGTGTGTCGGAAGTAATCAGGTCATAGGCATCAATGTAATTCTTATAGAACTTCAAATCACCGAGCCGTTCTTCGTTATTGATGAACTCAACGAACGGGACCTCTTCCCAGCCATAGCCTGTGCCGTTGTAATAAAAGTGAGGCGCCGGATTGACTTCTTCCGACACATCAAAGTAAATCTCGCCTTCGATAATCTCGAAATAGGTCACTTGCTGCTTATCCCAAAGCTCGACTTGCTAGTCTTATCATCAACGCTATACACGCGGATGGCATGCAGCAGGTTCTTCTGCTTAGACCGGTCATAGATTGGGATGACTTCCTCTTTCGGAATGCGGATATAATCAAACAGGCCATCAGCATCAATATATGGATGCAGCCATTCGCGCCCTTTGTTCGATACGTTCTTGATCAGTTCCGGAATCACGTCCTCAAATTCATCTGAGAGCATTTCCGTCACTTTCTCAAGCAGTTTCGCATCATCTGACTTGGAACCAATCGTGATGGGCTTGCCAGCCAAATAGCCGGTCTTCTGATCAACCAGGAGCTTGTGGAATCCTGAGGACAGTTTGTTGTTCTTGGCATCCCGGTCGGCTGTCTTCTGGTTGTTTTCGCCATATTTATAGATCACGCGGCTTTGAATGTCGGTTTCGCCCATGTAATAACGGACGCCTTCGTCATCCCCTTTAGTGGACTCGACATGCTTATCGACCATCTGTTTGACGATATCCTCCGTCAATGGCTTGCCCTCTTTAATGACTTCAATCAGTTCTTCTGTATGGGTTGGATCTCCTGGATACATGCATTCACCTCTTTTACGTTAGGATCCACATCGAATCTTTCGGACGATAGAACGCCAAAACGACCGCATCCGCCCTATCAGGGGATTGCAGTCCGCGCTTCTTCATATCCTCTTTTCGTTCCAATGCGATTTTGCCTTTGCTGGTCATCCGGTACTTGCGGGAAGTGAGCTGTGAAATGAGCTTGTCGTCATTCGGGAAGTCGACTGTACTCGGGCCGCCTTGCAGATGCCTGGATAGATTATCATTCAGCATCTCCCGAACCACGCCCCATTGCTCGGTCCCGACATTCTCGTAATGTTCAAAGTCGTTTGCTTTGCCGTTATTCACGACCGGATAGACTTTATATGGAAGCCGCTGCTCGTAAATGGCTTCTTTCAATTGGTCAGTTACACCACCACCGACGCCGCTGTCATCCACTTTGATGTAAATCTCTCTCAAATGAGGATGAGCTCGCATCAATTCACGAGCCGTCGCCAGCACATTACCGGTCGTTGCGGTCGTGTCTTGTTTTCGATAGGTAGCGAGTGGCAGCACTTTCTCGCCGATGCGTGGGGCTATGATCGTTTCATCATCACCAAAACGCGCCACATCGACGCCGAGATCTGCAATGGTCCATTCGGGAGAAATGTTTAGGCTTGCTGATACGGCTACATCGACAATCTCCAATGGAATGAACGCATCTGCCTCAGCTCGTGGAAAGTCGCCGAAAATCCGTACTCTCGCCACATCGCTATCTCGACCGTACTTATCAAGTAGCATCTCAATATTCTTCTTGCTGGTCCGGCTGCTGTCCATACTGGAAACCTTATGCGTTTTGTAATGATGCCGGTCTTTGTTGTGTGAATCATAGAACGTGCCGCTGGTGCGTGTTGGGTTTCCGAACATGACCAGCTTGTTGTATTCTCCCGAGAGCGTCCCGAGAATGGCTTCCATGATGTCGTCTGCTACCCCGGATGCTTCGTCCACGATGAAAAGCATGTGGTCTTCGTGAAAGCCCTGCATGTTCTCAGGCTTCGTAGCAGTCCGAGCAGTAGCAAACCAGCGTTCTTCGTATTTCCGCATATAGATTTTCGTTTTGGTCCATTTCAGCAGCGTTTTCAACAGGGGGCTTTTCGATTGCCATTTGCTGACCTCGGCCCACAGGACATCGTGTAACTGCTGTTTGGTCGGGGCGGTAGCAATGACCTTCGGGAAAGGGAAACACGTCAGGAACCATAGCGTAATGACGGCTTCTAATCCCGTTTTCCCAACACCCTGACCCGAACGGACGGAAACGTGCGTATTATCGACGATGTCCTGCAGCACTTGCATTTGCCATGTATCCGGCTCAAAACTGCATACTTCCCTGGCGAATGTCCAAGGCTCTTTGCGGTAAACGTGAATGCGCTTTTTAAACTTTTCCATTCTACTCATCAGCTGTCACCGCATCTACCCAGTCATCAATGGCGTCGTCATAATCGCCAGAGTCTTCAAGTTTTAATCGTTCAATTTCGACTCTCATCTTCTCAGCCTTCAATTCATCAATCGACAGCAGACGCTTACTCAGCTCCTGCATGGCCTTCTGCTTATCATGAAGCTTTAGGGATATTCCATCTCGTCCCTGTTTGACTTCGCTGATCAGAGTGCCGTCTACGGATGCTGAATCGTTGAGATGGATGAAGCTTTCTTTGAACGTAATCTCCGCACCTTCTTTATCTGTCATGACTTGACCATGCTTATCTCTGACCACGATTTCTCGTGAGCCAAATTCCAGGAAGTCATTGATGTCCGCAAAGGCCATTTTCATATACTCGCGGGCTAAGTCTCCTGCATCGATGAACAGCTCATTCTGCATTTCTGCTTTGAGCCTTCGTATCTCGCTCTTTATGCTAGGATTCGTTAGGGCTCGTGAGCCTTCTACTCTCGCTGTTGAATATGCACATCCATATGTTTCTTGATATGCCTTCGTAGCATTGAAATGCCTGATGTAATGCAGACAAAACTGCTGTTGCTTTTCGTTAAGCTCAGATGATTCAATCACAGGGTTTCGGGTTGCAACCTTCGTGCTTTTGGTTGCATCCTTTTTGCTAGATGCACCCGTTGAACCTCTGGACCATCCTTCGCGGCTCTTTCTGCTTTTCAGCGTCCCTAGTTTCAGGCTGTGCTTTTCAGCCAGAGCTGCCAGTGTAATCTTGTTGGATTCCCATTCACTCCGAACCGCTTGCCAATCCATCTACATCACCGCCGCCTCCATTCATCCGTTGCATGGTGTATCACCTCTTTCGCGCTATTTGCATTTCCAGACGTAAAAAAGCCTCCCGATGTGTATCGAAAGGCTTTCAAGATTGGGGAATAAATCCCGTATTTTATTTGCAGGCCCCGTCCAGGTGTGTCGCTCGAACAACCTTCCGCGCCGACCTGCCTCCCATTGTACTATGCGCAGATTTCGCAATTCAACAATTGCCGGAAGTGGTCGTTTTGGCATAATTGGCTGATAATGTCCTCTTTGACATCTCGCACTTTATCACGTGACATTTCAAGGTGAGTGCCGATTTTGCGATAACTCATTCCTTCAAGCATGCAATCGAATACAATCTTATTCTTTTCTCCTGCTAAGAAATCTGGAGCCTTCTCCACGGCATAGATATAGGCCTCGTATTTCTTTAGACGGTCCCATTGCCTCTTGTCACGCAGATCCATAGCTTCCATTTCTGCTGCGCTACGAATAGAAGATCCTTTGGGCATAGCAGCATCAATGCCGTACTGTGCAACTCCCCAGCTGTTCATCGGGGGATGATAACCGTATATTATCATTTGCAAGCGAGTGACTTCGTTTTTCATCCATCGGTAATCCCTAATCAATTGCTCCATATCATTAAAACTCATCCAAACTCCCCCTATCGTCTTCTTCGATATGCTCCGCCTTGCTTCTGATATGTCTCCCGATTTACACCCATGATTTCTTCCCATTCCTTGCGACTGAGCTTCTCTTTTGGTTTCTCCCTTACCACGTCATTCCGCGGGCTCTTCGCGTCTGAGCGGCTAACTGTGAGCCCTTTTTCTTTAAGCTGGTCTTGTGTGGTTCTCATCAGCATCATTCTCCTTCTTGAAAATAAAAAAGAGGACACAAAACAGCCTTTAAGCTGTCTTGTGTCCTCCAGTTGACTGGTGGGACTATAATTTTCTCAAATAAGTATTGGTTAATTCTATTCCATTTTTCAAGATGCCTTGATTAAATTTCAAGGGAATCGTATTTGCGACAAATTCGTTTCCTAAAGAATCTTTGCCCCTGATTTGCAAAACAGCTTCACAAAAGAGTTTGTTTACAGGTCTAATCATTATAAGTAACCCGTGAAATTCTCTAGGTTCTCCTTCGATTACAACGTGTACAAAGTTATTCCAATATTTCTCAATAACAAGATCATCAGATGAAATTATTATTTGATCTATTTGATGGAAGACTGAATTAGAATTTTCTATTACAAGCCAAGATGCACTATTAGAGATGCCTTTTGTATAAGAAATTTTAAAAATTGGTATTTGGCTAAACTCCCATTGGTCTTTTTGTAAATTTATCTGTTTTTTTATAAGTGTGGTATTTACAGTAGCTATTACCGCTGCTACAACAGCAACTACTGCAATCGCTAATTGGATGTAGTCGCTATTCACTGCTTTCCCCCTTATCTAATCTGCATAATTATGTCCTCCAGTTGACTAGTAGACACAATTACGTCATTAAATAATAAAATCTTCCTTTTTTAAATTTTCGAAATCCAAAAGAATTTCTCGCATTAATACGTTATTAAACCCAACCATTTTCATATATTCTACAAAATCTTCTTTATCAAAGTTTTTATACGTCAATACATAGAATAGATAAAATAATACTGTACTTTTATCTATGTGCATTAATTCATTATCGTCTGAAAGCCACTTTTCAAAAAAACTTATTATACTTTCTTTATTCTCCTGTAAAATAGAATCTAACTCTGCGATTGTTTTAATATTGAAATGACTCAAAGCTCCGAGGTTATAAGGTTTATAGGAGTAATAGTTCTCTATATGAACGTTATTTTTTATATTTTCCATACTATTAGATATTTCATCGACTATAGATGACTTTTCCATATACTCGGATAAGGAAATCTTATCAATGGCGACATTTAAAGTTTGATTTTCTAATTTAAGTTCTACTTCTTTTTCGTAATTTTCGAGAAACTCTTTTATTCTATAAAATTCATTATCTGCTATTTCGAGTAGACTAGATATCCTGGAAAAATCTCTTCTTATACCTTCCGGCAATTCATTTTTTGTTTTATATCCTAAATCGTGTTCGATTTCTGCCCATGCATGCTGTAATATTGATCTTATTTGAATTTCAAATTTTATATCTTTAAAATCTTTGTATTCGATAAATTCTAGTCTTTCTTCTTTAAATTCTACAACAAAATGTAAAGAAGAATAGCCAAATCTATCGGGATCTGTAATTCTTTTATCAACTGAATTCTCTTCATCAATTTTAAATTCTTTTTCTATTATTTTCGCTATTAAATCCACATCTATATTAAAATAAGTTATTATTCTTATTCCAACAATATCAGTTATATCTTTAAGTTCATTGTATTTATCTTCTTTTTTGCTTATTTTGTTCTCCAAGCTTTTCTTTTCTTTAACTCTGGCTTGAACATCATGAACAATTATAGCGTTTTCTTTTATAAGTATTTCGATTAAAGTCTTTAGTCTCGGCTTTAACGCTTCTAATATAGTTAAGTTTTTTTCAAAATCATTAATGATTTTCTCTTTAGTCAAAACTCTTCCCCCTCATCAAAGTTCACACGCCGGACTTTCCCCTCATGCGTCTTGATTCTTGTCTCAGCATGAGGTGGTAGCGCCCCGAGCTTGACCTTGCCGTTTGAAATCAATAGCACATGGCTTCCCGGTAATTCCAGTATATCCAAAATCAGTTCGCCTGTCTCCGAAATTTTAACATCTTGTAAGCGCATTGGATCCCTCCATCCTCTATCTCTTCGCTTAGTAGCTAATCAGCACATCCACGCGTGGCGTCATGCTATACAGTTTCTTCACCGTTATGCTGACCACTTGGCTGTCGTCCTGCCAAATAACCTTGAACAATCCATCCTTCACACCCTTCGCTAGATTATCAACGTCCGGCTTTGTAGTCGGCAGCAATAACCCTGCGGCAATAAGCTCCTGTTTCGGCCGCGTCTGATACTTCTTCGGTGTCGGCTGATAGAATGTCAGCTCCAAGTGTATCGGACCCTGAATGAGCTCCTGTGGCTTGTGCTGGGATGCAACGAGCTTCACGTATTGTTTGAAGTCCCGTGATTTTGCCGGATCGTAGAGAACCGTCTTGCCGGTGAAGCTTTTTCCGGCTCGGGGACGACCCTGGGCGACTGGCTGTCCGACTATTTCGAATGCAATTTGGTTCATCATTTAACACTCCGGAATATTTTATCCAGTTCCTCTTCGTGCTTTTTCGCTTTATACTCTATCTCGCTCATAACTTCGAAATAAGCTACAGAGTCGGTGGCAATTCCATAGATTGCGTTGCTGCCTTCTCCGCCGTTGAAAAGGATGTATTCTTCGTATTCAAGGTTGTTCATAACTTCGCTCATCGCTTCTTGGACATTGTTGGCCTTCACGGTTCTCACAACTGCCTTGCCGATGCCTTTAATGTGATATTGAATGCAAATGTTCTCCACGCTATTACCCCCTCAATTAATCTGCAGCAGTCGATCATACTCGTCGACCAGCCGCCGTTCTTCCATGTCCTCGAAATAGCTTTCGGGTTTCCCTGTCATCACAGACAGGCTGGTGATCATGCCTTGTCTATCCTCTTCAGTCATTGCTTTGCTCCTTTCAACTTCTTCAGCCTTTCCCCCATTGCTGACAACTTTTTATCCCGTTTTCGGATTTCGGATTTTAGATAAGCAATCTCGGTATTCTCTGAAGAGTTACCCGGCTGAATAGAAATGTTCATCTTGTTTAGCAGTCGCGTAAGTTTCTTAACACTAATTGTTTGTTGAGACGCTAGAGCCCGTGACAGTTCTTCTTGTGCAGCTGTGTAGGTCGTGCCTTTTGACCAAGTCAATATCCGGACTCCTGACGTTCCCAGTTGATTTGGTTCTTGCTCTGATACGCTTCAACAATCTGCTCTTCCTTAAAGCCAAGCACGTTCCCAAGCTCCAGGAACGATTCCAGCAGCAGCGCGTAATAGACGGTCAGTGCAACATCGCCTTTAATCCCTTGCATGCGGTAAGTCTTGCTCAAGAGCGCGAGCTGTTCATTGACGACCAGAAATGCATCCGTCACATCAGGCTCCCCGTCAGTAAGCTGCCCTCGGAAGTAGTTTCCGAGCAGATGATACTCTTTGAAATTCAAATCGTTCCCGATCGATAAAACGAAGTGAAGGATGTCGACGAATTCCTCAAGCAATGGATTTTTAATTTCATAGCTATCGAACACTTCGCTATATTCTTCATGACCAATAATAGATTCTCGAACTTCTGTGCGCGGCTCCTGATCGGTACTCCAGAACTTCCACGACCGCTGTTCATTCGCACATTCGCCTAACTCAACGCCTAATGCCAGCATCTTTTTCTTCAACCGGTCTTCACCCGGTTGTACCGGATGCTTCCCTGTAATCTCCGCATCCAGCGGCCGTTGCTTTTCAAATAGATTGCTGATTCCCACGTGAACACTCCCCTTAATCATCAGATTCTTCGCTGATCATGACTTCCAAATCCAAGTCCGGATTCTCGACTTCCAGTTCGTCAGCGATGCGCTCCTC
It encodes the following:
- a CDS encoding XtrA/YqaO family protein is translated as MRLQDVKISETGELILDILELPGSHVLLISNGKVKLGALPPHAETRIKTHEGKVRRVNFDEGEEF
- a CDS encoding terminase small subunit, yielding MDWQAVRSEWESNKITLAALAEKHSLKLGTLKSRKSREGWSRGSTGASSKKDATKSTKVATRNPVIESSELNEKQQQFCLHYIRHFNATKAYQETYGCAYSTARVEGSRALTNPSIKSEIRRLKAEMQNELFIDAGDLAREYMKMAFADINDFLEFGSREIVVRDKHGQVMTDKEGAEITFKESFIHLNDSASVDGTLISEVKQGRDGISLKLHDKQKAMQELSKRLLSIDELKAEKMRVEIERLKLEDSGDYDDAIDDWVDAVTADE
- a CDS encoding GTP pyrophosphokinase — protein: MTKEKIINDFEKNLTILEALKPRLKTLIEILIKENAIIVHDVQARVKEKKSLENKISKKEDKYNELKDITDIVGIRIITYFNIDVDLIAKIIEKEFKIDEENSVDKRITDPDRFGYSSLHFVVEFKEERLEFIEYKDFKDIKFEIQIRSILQHAWAEIEHDLGYKTKNELPEGIRRDFSRISSLLEIADNEFYRIKEFLENYEKEVELKLENQTLNVAIDKISLSEYMEKSSIVDEISNSMENIKNNVHIENYYSYKPYNLGALSHFNIKTIAELDSILQENKESIISFFEKWLSDDNELMHIDKSTVLFYLFYVLTYKNFDKEDFVEYMKMVGFNNVLMREILLDFENLKKEDFII
- a CDS encoding dUTP diphosphatase, producing MGISNLFEKQRPLDAEITGKHPVQPGEDRLKKKMLALGVELGECANEQRSWKFWSTDQEPRTEVRESIIGHEEYSEVFDSYEIKNPLLEEFVDILHFVLSIGNDLNFKEYHLLGNYFRGQLTDGEPDVTDAFLVVNEQLALLSKTYRMQGIKGDVALTVYYALLLESFLELGNVLGFKEEQIVEAYQSKNQINWERQESGY
- a CDS encoding RusA family crossover junction endodeoxyribonuclease; the protein is MNQIAFEIVGQPVAQGRPRAGKSFTGKTVLYDPAKSRDFKQYVKLVASQHKPQELIQGPIHLELTFYQPTPKKYQTRPKQELIAAGLLLPTTKPDVDNLAKGVKDGLFKVIWQDDSQVVSITVKKLYSMTPRVDVLISY
- a CDS encoding terminase B, with the protein product MEKFKKRIHVYRKEPWTFAREVCSFEPDTWQMQVLQDIVDNTHVSVRSGQGVGKTGLEAVITLWFLTCFPFPKVIATAPTKQQLHDVLWAEVSKWQSKSPLLKTLLKWTKTKIYMRKYEERWFATARTATKPENMQGFHEDHMLFIVDEASGVADDIMEAILGTLSGEYNKLVMFGNPTRTSGTFYDSHNKDRHHYKTHKVSSMDSSRTSKKNIEMLLDKYGRDSDVARVRIFGDFPRAEADAFIPLEIVDVAVSASLNISPEWTIADLGVDVARFGDDETIIAPRIGEKVLPLATYRKQDTTATTGNVLATARELMRAHPHLREIYIKVDDSGVGGGVTDQLKEAIYEQRLPYKVYPVVNNGKANDFEHYENVGTEQWGVVREMLNDNLSRHLQGGPSTVDFPNDDKLISQLTSRKYRMTSKGKIALERKEDMKKRGLQSPDRADAVVLAFYRPKDSMWILT